In Aspergillus nidulans FGSC A4 chromosome II, a single window of DNA contains:
- a CDS encoding CHY zinc finger protein (transcript_id=CADANIAT00004078) — translation MCKHILNAQVAIRSPCCRKWFDCAECHLEQESHPLQKSSDMTFACKKCKKCFRKDAAEFEESDEYCPHCDNHFVIEAVTPKPTLQVEGDDVRINSRYATSAATKRRICADDNVECSRTTVCAAIKNGLSSTPKTLQTV, via the exons aTGTG TAAACACATACTCAACGCTCAAGTGGCCATTCGATCCCCATGCT GCCGCAAATGGTTCGATTGCGCCGAATGCCACCTTGAGCAAGAGTCTCACCCACTCCAGAAATCCTCCGACATG ACCTTCGCCTGCAAGAAATGCAAGAAGTGTTTCCGTAAGGACGCGGCGGAGTTTGAGGAAAG TGACGAGTACTGCCCACACTGCGATAACCACTTCGTGATCGAGGCTGTCACGCCGAAACCGACGTTGCAGGTTGAGGGTGATGACGTGCGGATAAACTCCAGGTATGCGACTTCCGCGGCAACAAAGCGAAGGATATGCGCTGATGACAATGTAGAATGCTCAAGGACGACCGTGTGCGCGGCGATCAAGAACGGTCTATCTTCAACGCCAAAGACACTGCAGACCGTTTAG
- the pre6 gene encoding proteasome core particle subunit alpha 4 (transcript_id=CADANIAT00004079), translated as MEAVKRGTCAVGVKGKDVVVLGCEKRSALKLQDTRITPSKIAVLDNHAILAFAGLNADARILIDKARLEAQSHRLTVEDPVSIEYITKYIATVQQRYTQSGGVRPFGISTLVVGFDPNDKTPRLYQTEPSGIYSAWKANAIGRSSKTVREFLERNHQDDMDREQTIQLTIKSLLEVVQTGAKNIEVAIMSPGKTIEMLPDDQIESYVKSIETEKQEEAAKKKTRAGTTTAAILTRSGGGESSEARE; from the exons ATGGAAGCTGTCAAGCGAG GAACTTGCGCTGTCGGTGTAAAAGGAAAAGATGTCGTTGTGTTGGGATGCGAGAAACGGTCCGCTCTGAAACTCCAAGATACCCGCATCACACCATCGAAGATCGCCGTCCTGGACAACCACGCTATCCtcgccttcgctggcttaAATGCTGACGCTCGGATTCTCATCGACAAGGCCCGGTTAGAAGCTCAGTCACACCGCTTGACTGTCGAAGACCCCGTCAGCATCGAATACATCACTAAATACATTGCCACCGTGCAACAGCGATACACACAAAGTGGAGGTGTTCGACCCTTTGGTATCAGCACCTTGGTTGTTGGATTTGATCCGAACGATAAGACGCCCAGACTATACCAGACGGAGCCATCGGGTATCTACTCTGCTTG GAAAGCGAATGCTATCGGCCGTTCCAGCAAGACCGTGCGAGAATTCCTTGAGCGCAACCACCAGGATGATATGGACCGAGAGCAGACGATTCAGCTTACGATCAAGTCGCTGCTGGAGGTGGTGCAAACAGGCGCCAAGAATATTGAAGTTGCCATAATGTCACCGGGCAAGACGATTGAGATGCTTCCCGATGACCAGATCGAATCTTACGTCAAGAGCATAGAGACGGAGAAAcaggaagaagcagcaaagaagaagactcgGGCCGGCACTACTACGGCGGCCATCCTAACACGATCCGGTGGTGGGGAGTCCAGCGAGGCTCGGGAGTAG
- a CDS encoding uncharacterized protein (transcript_id=CADANIAT00004080): protein MKDKIEEIQITGRDYEQPKQSGGTHNPRSVCCACPKAVIAGSKGIPQHPQQSVPCIPSVINTIILQKVLLPKSAEMSSEKQKQNQYLECNVMLERTASGLALCSKNLGGPCGSSSLRWIGKADVDGKSQNSDDRAKPENRGIATSTHLPGPSSIPWNIAFKP from the coding sequence ATGAAAGACAAGATAGAAGAGATACAAATAACAGGTCGAGATTATGAACAACCAAAGCAATCTGGCGGTACTCACAATCCCCGATCCGTGTGCTGCGCATGTCCAAAAGCTGTCATTGCTGGATCAAAAGGAATACCCCAACACCCCCAACAGTCCGTTCCATGTATCCCATCCGTGATCAATACCATAATTCTCCAAAAAGTCCTGTTGCCGAAGAGCGCAGAGATGAGTTcggaaaagcaaaaacaaaaCCAATATCTAGAATGCAATGTCATGCTCGAGAGGACCGCATCAGGGCTCGCGTTATGTAGTAAAAATCTCGGGGGTCCCTGCGGAAGCTCAAGCCTGAGATGGATAGGTAAAGCGGATGTCGACGGAAAGAGCCAAAACAGCGATGATCGCGCCAAACCGGAGAATCGAGGGATAGCCACCAGCACCCACCTGCCGGGACCATCGTCTATACCTTGGAACATCGCTTTCAAACCATAA
- a CDS encoding putative RNA binding protein (Arp) (transcript_id=CADANIAT00004081) encodes MASVSAPTPKLDRYIVVHVATTCDEHGVYVTKDSAEVIELGWILLDTKTCEELHRESVLVKPVNTPITPLCTSLTTLTWEHVRSAGSFRDAINRFDAFAQEHLLDRKLEFAFVTLDSWDLRVQLPREARDKAVVLPAYLQHSRTFDLRTEYQRWQTHHPESLPFGPSSLSNICAALEVEPVQSSAPIKHNLPFHLQALAPASPRRAMDEAVTLARVLRGLIRKSQPAHEHPEILTRPMDARADVRAFLAERSKVLHLSGLPHDTTQSELESWFTQFGGRPIAFWTLRTPDQHKPTGTGFAVFSSHEEAAESLCMNGRALNEKAIEVSPSSSRVLDRAAEILTPFPPSKNRPRPGDWTCPSCGFSNFQRRTACFRCSFPAIAANPDPMAYGYGYGPPSMMPPHVGGHGHGMGHSRGGNGGVVPFRAGDWKCGSEGCGYHNFAKNINCLRCGAPRSGAAVVADSAFPSPMDPPSNFGHSSMSSTPAPGPFASTGAAFGGFNQPFGGHPATYGLPSGLGSAPGAYPPMGQMTPGYGSTNSSHAAASFANPATQAAFTGADHTSSTSASNGNFYGNDGSNDPFAFLSSGLGGLTVSDDAHSRRNGAGSSKSPA; translated from the exons ATGGCCTCCGTATCAGCTCCCACGCCCAAGCTGGACCGCTACATCGTCGTTCATGTGGCAACTACCTGCGATGAGCATGGCGTCTACGTCACCAAGGACTCTGCAGAGGTGATCGAGTTGGGGTGGATCTTGTTGGATACCAAAACCTGCGAGGAG TTGCACCGCGAGAGTGTCCTCGTCAAGCCCGTCAACACCCCGATCACGCCGCTTTGCA CGAGCCTGACAACGCTGACCTGGGAGCACGTCCGCTCAGCAGGCAGCTTCCGCGATGCCATCAACCGGTTTGACGCCTTCGCCCAGGAACACCTCTTGGATAGGAAGCTGGAATTCGCCTTTGTGACCTTGGATTCGTGGGATCTTCGGGTTCAGCTGCCCCGAGAGGCTCGAGATAAAGCAGTTGTCCTTCCCGCGTACCTTCAACACTCGCGGACATTTGACCTTCGCACCGAGTACCAGAGATGGCAAACCCACCACCCCGAATCTCTTCCCTTTGGTCCCAGCTCTCTCTCCAACATCTGTGCTGCGCTCGAAGTCGAACCCGTTCAGTCCTCTGCCCCGATCAAGCATAACCTTCCATTCCACCTGCAGGCTTTGGCGCCCGCTTCCCCCCGTCGGGCCATGGACGAGGCTGTTACACTGGCCCGAGTTCTCCGGGGGCTGATTAGGAAGTCTCAGCCCGCTCATGAGCATCCGGAGATTCTTACTCGGCCAATGGATGCGAGAGCGGATGTTCGTGCTTTCTTGGCAGAGCGTAGCAAGGTGCTTCATCTGAGTGGTCTGCCTCACGATACTACTCAGTCAGAATTGGAGAGCTGGTTTACCCAGTTTGGCGGTCGCCCGATCGCTTTCTGGACTCTTCGTACTCCGGACCAGCACAAACCGACCGGTACCGGATTCGCCGTCTTTTCATCTCATGAAGAG GCTGCGGAGAGCCTCTGCATGAACGGACGTGCCCTCAATGAGAAAGCCATTGAGGTTTCTCCATCATCTAGCCGTGTTCTTGACCGAGCAGCAGAGATTCTAACCCCGTTCCCCCCGTCGAAGAACCGCCCTCGACCCGGAGACTGGACCTGCCCCTCTTGTGGGTTCTCCAACTTTCAACGCCGTACAGCGTGCTTCCGATGCTCTTTCCCTGCGATAGCCGCTAACCCTGACCCAATGGCTTACGGGTACGGCTATGGGCCTCCCTCGATGATGCCACCCCACGTTGGCGGCCATGGTCACGGAATGGGACACTCTCGTGGCGGTAATGGTGGAGTGGTTCCATTCCGTGCGGGTGATTGGAAGTGTGGTTCTGAGGGTTGCGGTTACCATAACTTCGCCAAGAACATCAACTGTTTGCGCTGCGGCGCCCCTCGATCAGGAGCTGCTGTCGTTGCCGACTCGGCGTTTCCCTCCCCAATGGACCCTCCGTCGAACTTCGGCCACAGCTCCATGAGCAGCACCCCAGCACCTGGCCCATTTGCTTCCACCGGCGCTGCATTTGGCGGATTCAACCAGCCTTTCGGAGGGCATCCTGCTACCTATGGACTCCCTTCCGGCCTTGGAAGCGCTCCTGGCGCGTATCCACCTATGGGGCAGATGACCCCCGGTTATGGTTCAACAAACTCCTCTCATGCTGCCGCCTCTTTCGCCAACCCGGCAACCCAGGCGGCTTTCACTGGAGCAGACCACACCTCCTCCACTAGCGCCTCGAACGGAAACTTCTATGGGAACGATGGCTCTAACGACCCTTTCGCCTTCCTGTCCTCGGGCTTAGGTGGGTTGACTGTATCGGATGATGCCCATTCTCGCCGAAATGGTGCTGGTTCCAGCAAATCGCCTGCATAA